In the Silene latifolia isolate original U9 population chromosome 1, ASM4854445v1, whole genome shotgun sequence genome, ATGCCTTTCTATTAAATAGACTATCTTTGCAATTAGGTAGTACTCCGTAATAGATTATTAAGTTGTCTTTCATGAACTGGTCATGTTACAAAAAAGTAGATAACCATGTTTAAAATCTCATTATCTACTTTGTGTTCTTATGTGTAGATTGGTCAGGGAACATACAGCAGTGTCTTCCGGGCACGTGACTTGGAAACAGGGAAGATAGTTGCGCTGAAGAAAGTTCGTTTCGACAACTTTGAGCCTGAGAGTGTTAGGTTTATGGCTCGTGAAATTTTGATTCTTCGGAGACTTGATCATCCTAATGTTATAAAGTTGGAAGGAATAGTCACATCGAAATTATCATGCAGCATATACCTTGTATTTGAATACATGGAACATGATCTTACTGGGCTTGTTTCTTGCCCTGACATCAAGTTTACTGAGTCACAGGTATACCGTCCTTGAATTTTCGTTAATCACTCTATTTGTTGATTTGCCAGGAAACTAACAATTCTGGCTTACATTTGGGAGGGCATTGGGCTAATATTCGGAATTTTTTGATGCAGTCTATGTAGTAATAATGTGATGTCTATCCTCTGTTAACAAAATTTTATATACGACAGTTGTACCTATGACACCAACCCATTTATGGAATGCCGCATACTGGATTCACTGTTGTGTATATTGTGTTTATTGATGCCCAAATTGATTTATTTTCGATGTTAATATGTGCTCGTTATGGCTTCTAAAGCTGCTGGCGACTGCTAAATATGCAGGTGAAATGCTATATGAAACAGTTATTGTCTGGTCTTGAGCACTGCCATTCACGAGGTGTAATGCATAGGGATATAAAGGGATCAAATCTTCTTGTAAATAATGAAGGGATTTTGAAGGTGGCCGATTTTGGTTTGGCAAATTTCTGCAGTAAATCACATCGACAACCACTAACTAGCCGTGTTGTAACTCTTTGGTACCGGCCTCCTGAACTGCTTTTGGGTTCAACAGATTATGGTCCCTCTGTTGACCTTTGGAGTGTCGGTTGTGTATTTGCAGAAGTTCTCCTTGGGAAGCCTCTCCTTCAAGGGCGAACTGAGGTGATTACCTTGTCAAGCTTCTGGTTTTCTAGTATGTGATTGTTTCACCTTCTTAGAGTTTAGCTCCTCTGCCAGTTAATGCCAAGGTTGAATTTTCCGAAAATAGTGTCAGGTTTTCTTCATTTATTCTGAAATTGCCGTACTTTTCGCTGAAAAATAAATCTCCTATGCAATGTATCTTTTCAAGGCAAAAAGAATGCATTTTCCAACCAGAATAAATGAAGCAACTTTTAATGTTTGAAGATGATCCAAACAGGATTTTTCCGTTAAAATTTTTCAGAAACTGCGTACGTGGTAGACTTGGTACTATGCTAAACCTCGAGGAATAATGTTTTCTTTTGATGTGCAGGTTGAACAGTTGCACAAAATCTTCAAGCTCTGTGGATCTCCTCCCGACGAGTACTGGAAGAAATCTAAACTTCCTCACGCCACTCTTTTTAAGCCACAACAGCGCTATGAAAGTTCGCTTATGGAAACTTGTAAGGATTTGCCACAAACAGCCGTGGACCTTATTGAAACTTTGCTTTCCGTGGAGCCTTACAAACGAGGCAATGCTTCTTCCGCACTTTGTTCAGAGGTATATAGGTCCAGTTGTTTTTATTACCAATACATACAGTATCAAATATCAATTGTCTGAAATTAACTGAAAAAGTCATTGGACGAATATTGTATATGATCAACATAGTTTGTCTTAATTTCAGTATTTTACCGTGAAGCCTTTTGCTTGTGATCCATCAACTTTGCCAAAATACTCGCCTAATAAAGAGATTGACGCAAAAGGCCGTGAAGATGCTACAAGGTATGAATTCTTCACTGGTCTTCCTTTCTCTCCTTTCTCGGTATAGAGTATTAAACGCAGCTGTTTGATATGAGTACTAAATAGCTGCGTTTAATACTCTATACCGAGTAAAAAACTGGAGACTTCTCTTTTGGATACCATAATAAATTTTGTACCTGCCAACTATATTTAATTTGTGAATTTCTGTACATAAACCTATGAGACACACTGAAGTGACTGAACTTTTTAAGACCCCCATCGGCTTCTCATAGATACGATCTGATAGGTCATTTGGTGATATTACAAAGCTAAAGgttatcacaaaatctcattgaagacgggcgatatccgtcacaagcttgtgacggataccgttttctctAACAAAATACCATTGataggtgagtgggaagcacatggggggtgccccaccttgtcccatctccctttttgtgagaggtcacaagcttgtgacgggattgacccgtcacaagcaagactagctgaaaGGTTATTGCCTGACGCCTGTTAATTTGATCTTTTTTTTGGAACCCCTTTTGTCCATGATCAACCTCAAGAGCTATTTTATCTTCCTTACCATTACCAGCCAATTTAACTTGCGCAAGATTATTAATTCCTTATTAATTTCCAGGAAGAAAACTAATGGCAAAGGTCGAGGGCATGAATCAGGAAGGAAAACTACAAAGAAATTAACTGGCTCTCTTAAACTGGCCCCAACTGAGGTTTTTCACTAACTTATTTCTGCTCATGATCATTTCATCCACACAAGAACTTATATGAGACGATCTCATACGTAAGACCAACCTATTGACCCTATAATTATGGAGGAAAACTCATGGACTAGACCtttgttactccgacacttcactttgGTTGCGTATCAAGTGTCCGACACGACATGTGACACCTCAAGACTTCATTTTAGACTAAAAAATTGGAAATTTCGAGGAACCTTACCGTATCCGACTCTTGCAGCCGAGTTAAAGTAAAATAGGACTAGACTGGGTCTCGCATGTGAGACTGTTCATACAAAACTCACTAATTCATCAAAGATGCATCAATGTTAAAGACCTATCTTTTCTGCTACTTGTTGTGCAGGACTTTCCATTGGCAATTCATGCTCAAGATCTTCAGAGGGTCAAAATCAATGGAAATTTAGCAGTCTTTCATCCAGAGGAAGACATTAAAGGAAGGGAACCACCAAAGCCGTCTGTTGATCGCAAGGAAGAGATTTCTCATTTGAAGAATGCATCTCAAGGAGAGGTGCCATATTCGGGTCCACTTCCAGTTCCTGGGTCTAGCGGCTTTGCATGGGCAAAAAGTCGAAGGGATGATGCTAAACTTAGATCACACAGGAGGTCTGGCTCAAAGCTTAGTTTTAATGGTTTGGAGGCTTACTTTACATCACTCGATAGAAGTGATTCCGATTTAAAGAAGCCTGATGATGCGGATATTTCACATGGAGGCCGCGCCTTTTCCAAAGGGAATGATCATTATGAGACTCTAAAGAATATCGTGAGAAAACAATGGAGCCAATTTGATCGTCCCGACTCATTTGATGCCTCGGATGAATATCATTCACAGGAATTATCTTTAGCACTTTATCAAAAGGAGAGGGAAGCTAAGAGAAATCATACGGTTAGTTTATATTTCTAGACTTTCAAATGTCTTAATTTGTGAAGTTGAAATGAACATTCCATCAGATTATGTTTTGCT is a window encoding:
- the LOC141601240 gene encoding protein IMPAIRED IN BABA-INDUCED STERILITY 1-like yields the protein MGCVSSKGGVLVTPTLDTSGVFRDNVGPITAFVDPIKKIPIKSVGGDSVLSRGDSSRVSSTCGSESVSFRLGNLSKYVEGEQVAAGWPAWLSAVAGEAVHGWLPLRVDKFEKLEKIGQGTYSSVFRARDLETGKIVALKKVRFDNFEPESVRFMAREILILRRLDHPNVIKLEGIVTSKLSCSIYLVFEYMEHDLTGLVSCPDIKFTESQVKCYMKQLLSGLEHCHSRGVMHRDIKGSNLLVNNEGILKVADFGLANFCSKSHRQPLTSRVVTLWYRPPELLLGSTDYGPSVDLWSVGCVFAEVLLGKPLLQGRTEVEQLHKIFKLCGSPPDEYWKKSKLPHATLFKPQQRYESSLMETCKDLPQTAVDLIETLLSVEPYKRGNASSALCSEYFTVKPFACDPSTLPKYSPNKEIDAKGREDATRKKTNGKGRGHESGRKTTKKLTGSLKLAPTEDFPLAIHAQDLQRVKINGNLAVFHPEEDIKGREPPKPSVDRKEEISHLKNASQGEVPYSGPLPVPGSSGFAWAKSRRDDAKLRSHRRSGSKLSFNGLEAYFTSLDRSDSDLKKPDDADISHGGRAFSKGNDHYETLKNIVRKQWSQFDRPDSFDASDEYHSQELSLALYQKEREAKRNHTDQEDKVEFSGPILSQSNRVDELLERHERQIRQAVRRSWFQRGRKPDK